In Piliocolobus tephrosceles isolate RC106 chromosome 5, ASM277652v3, whole genome shotgun sequence, a single genomic region encodes these proteins:
- the EHMT2 gene encoding histone-lysine N-methyltransferase EHMT2 isoform X7, with amino-acid sequence MAAAAGAAAAAAAEGEAPAEMGALLLEKETRGATERVHGSLGDTPRSEETLPKATPDSLEPAGPSSPASVTVTVGDEGADTPVGATPLIGDESENLEGDGDLHGGRILLGHATKSFPSSPSKGGSCPSRAKMSMTGAGKSPPSVQSLAMRLLSMPGAQGAAAAGPEPPPATTSPEGQPKVHRARKTMSKPGNGQPPVPEKRPPEVQHFRMSDDVHSLGKVTSDVVKRRKLTSGGGLSEELGSARRSEVTLAKGDPGSLEEWETVVGDDFSLYYDSYSVDERVDSDSKSEVEALTEQLSEEEEEEEEEEEEEEEEEEEEEEEEDEESGNQSDRSGSSGRRKAKKKWRKDSPWVKPSRKRRKREPPRAKEPRGVSNDTSSLETERGFEELPLCSCRMEAPKIDRISERAGHKCMATESVDGELSGCNAAILKRETMRPSSRVALMVLCETHRARMVKHHCCPGCGYFCTAGTFLECHPDFRVAHRFHKACVSQLNGMVFCPHCGEDASEAQEVTIPRGDGVTPPAGAAAPAPPPLSQDAPGRADTSQPSARMRGHGEPRRPPCDPLADTIDSSGPSLTLPNGGCLSAVGLPLGPGREALEKALVIQESERRKKLRFHPRQLYLSVKQGELQKVILMLLDNLDPNFQSDQQSKRTPLHAAAQKGSVEICHVLLQAGANINAVDKQQRTPLMEAVVNNHLEVARYMVQRGGCVYSKEEDGSTCLHHAAKIGNLEMVSLLLSTGQVDVNAQDSGGWTPIIWAAEHKHIEVIRMLLTRGADVTLTDNEENICLHWASFTGSAAIAEVLLNARCDLHAVNYHGDTPLHIAARESYHDCVLLFLSRGANPELRNKEGDTAWDLTPERSDVWFALQLNRKLRLGVGNRAIRTEKIICRDVARGYENVPIPCVNGVDGESCPEDYKYISENCETSTMNIDRNITHLQHCTCVDDCSSSNCLCGQLSIRCWYDKDGRLLQEFNKIEPPLIFECNQACSCWRNCKNRVVQSGIKVRLQLYRTAKMGWGVRALQTIPQGTFICEYVGELISDAEADVREDDSYLFDLDNKDGEVYCIDARYYGNISRFINHLCDPNIIPVRVFMLHQDLRFPRIAFFSSRDIRTGEELGFDYGDRFWDIKSKYFTCQCGSEKCKHSAEAIALEQSRLARLDPHPELLPELSSLPPVNT; translated from the exons atggcggcggcggcgggagctGCAGCGGCGGCGGCCGCCGAG GGGGAGGCCCCCGCTGAGATGGGGGCGCTGCTGCTGGAGAAGGAAACCAGAGGAGCCACCGAGAGAG TTCATGGCTCTTTGGGGGACACCCCTCGTAGTGAAGAGACCCTGCCCAAGGCCACCCCCGACTCCCTGGAGCCTGCTGGCCCCTCATCTCCAGCCTCTGTCACTGTCACTGTTGGCGATGAGGGGGCTGACACCCCTGTAGGGGCTACACCACTCATTGGGGATGAATCCGAGAATCTTGAGGGAGATGGGGACCTCCATGGGGGCCGGATCCTGCTGG GCCATGCCACAAAGTCATTCCCCTCTTCCCCCAGCAAGGGGGGTTCGTGTCCTAGCCGGGCCAAGATGTCAATGACAGGGGCGGGAAAATCACCTCCATCTGTCCAGAGTTTGGCTATGAGGCTGCTGAGTATGCCGGGAGCCCAGGGAGCTGCAGCAGCGGGGCCTGAACCCCCTCCAGCCACCACTAGCCCAGAGGGACAGCCCAAGGTCCACCGAGCCCGCAAAACCATGTCCAAACCAGGAAATGGACAG CCCCCGGTCCCTGAGAAGCGGCCCCCTGAAGTACAGCATTTCCGCATGAGTGACGACGTCCACTCACTGGGAAAGGTGACCTCAG ATGTGGTCAAAAGGAGGAAGCTGACCTCAGGAGGTGGCCTG TCGGAGGAGTTAGGTTCTGCCCGGCGTTCAGAAGTGACCCTGGCAAAAGGGGACCCCGGGTCCCTGGAGGAGTGGGAGACGGTGGTGGGTGATGACTTCAGTCTCTACTATGATTCCTACTCTGTGGATGAGCGCGTGGACTCCGACAGCAAG TCTGAAGTTGAAGCTCTAACTGAACAACTaagtgaagaggaggaggaagaagaggaggaagaagaagaagaggaagaggaggaagaagaggaagaagaagaggaagatgaggagtCAGGGAATCAGTCAGATAGG aGTGGTTCCAGTGGCCGGCGCAAGGCCAAGAAGAAGTGGCGAAAAGACAGCCCATGGGTGAAGCCATCTCGGAAACGGCGCAAGCGGGAGCCTCCGCGGGCCAAGGAGCCACGAG GGGTGTCCAATGACACATCTTCGCTGGAGACAGAGCGAGGGTTTGAGGAGTTGCCCCTGTGCAGCTGCCGCATGGAGGCACCCAAAATCGACCGCATCAGCGAGAGGGCGGGGCACAAGTGCATGGCCACCGAGAGTGTGGACGGAGAG CTGTCAGGCTGCAATGCCGCCATCCTCAAGCGGGAGACCATGAGGCCATCCAGCCGCGTGGCCCTGATGGTGCTCTGTGAGACCCACCGTGCCCGCATGGTCAAACACCACTGCTGCCCGGGCTGCGGCTACTTCTGCACGGCG GGCACCTTCCTGGAATGCCACCCTGACTTCCGGGTGGCCCACCGCTTCCACAAGGCCTGTGTGTCTCAGCTAAATGGGATGGTCTTCTGTCCCCACTGTGGGGAGGATGCTTCTGAAGCTCAAGAGGTGACCATCCCCCGGGGCGATGGGGTGACCCCACCAGCTGGTGCTGCAGCTCCTGCACCCCCGCCGCTGTCCCAGGATGCCCCCGGGAGAGCAGACACTTCTCAGCCCAG TGCCCGGATGCGAGGGCATGGGGAGCCCCGGCGCCCACCCTGCGATCCCCTGGCTGACACCATCGACAGCTCAGGGCCCTCCCTGACCCTGCCCAATGGGGGCTGCCTTTCAGCCGTGGGGCTGCCGCTGGGGCCAGGCCGGGAGGCCCTGGAAAAGGCCCTGGTCATCCAGGAGTCAGAGAG GCGGAAGAAGCTCCGTTTCCACCCTCGGCAATTGTACCTGTCCGTGAAGCAGGGCGAGCTGCAGAAGGTGATCCTGATGCTGT TGGACAACCTGGACCCCAACTTCCAGAGCGACCAGCAGAGCAAGCGCACGCCCCTGCATGCAGCCGCCCAGAAGGGCTCCGTGGAGATCTGCCATGTGCTGCTGCAG GCTGGAGCCAACATAAACGCAGTGGACAAACAGCAGCGGACGCCACTGATGGAGGCCGTGGTGAACAACCACCTGGAGGTGGCCCGTTACATGGTGCAGCGTGGTGGCTGTGTCTATAGCAAG GAGGAGGACggctccacctgcctccaccaCGCAGCCAAAATCGGGAACTTGGAGATGGTCAGTCTGCTGCTGAGCACAGGACAGGTGGATGTCAACGCCCAG GACAGTGGGGGGTGGACGCCCATCATCTGGGCTGCAGAGCACAAGCACATCGAGGTGATCCGCATGCTACTGACGCGGGGCGCCGACGTCACCCTCACTGACAAC GAGGAGAACATCTGCCTGCACTGGGCCTCCTTCACGGGCAGCGCCGCCATCGCCGAAGTCCTTCTGAACGCGCGCTGCGACCTCCATGCTGTCAACTACCATGGGGACACGCCCCTGCACATCGCAGCTCGGGAGAGCTACCATGACTGCGTGCT GTTATTCCTGTCACGTGGGGCCAACCCTGAGCTGCGGAACAAGGAGGGGGACACAGCATGGGACCTGACTCCCGAGCGCTCCGATGTGTGGTTTGCGCTTCAACTCAACCGCAAGCTCCGACTCGGGGTGGGAAATCGGGCCATCCGCACGGAGAAGATCATCTGCCG GGACGTGGCTCGGGGCTATGAGAACGTGCCCATTCCCTGTGTCAATGGCGTGGACGGGGAGTCCTGCCCCGAGGATTACAAGTACATCTCGGAAAACTGTGAGACGTCCACCATGAACATCGACCGCAACATCACCCACCTGCAG CACTGCACGTGTGTGGACGACTGCTCCAGCTCCAACTGCCTGTGCGGCCAGCTCAGCATCCGGTGCTGGTATGACAAG GATGGGCGATTGCTCCAGGAATTTAACAAGATTGAGCCCCCGCTGATTTTCGAGTGTAACCAGGCGTGCTCCTGCTGGAGAAACTGCAAGAACCGGGTGGTACAGAGTGGTATCAA GGTGCGGCTACAGCTCTACCGAACAGCCAAAATGGGCTGGGGGGTCCGCGCCCTGCAGACCATCCCACAGGGGACCTTCATCTGCGA GTATGTCGGGGAGCTGATCTCTGATGCTGAGGCTGATGTGAGAGAGGATGATTCTTACCTCTTCGACTTGGACAACAAG GATGGAGAGGTGTACTGCATTGATGCCCGTTACTATGGCAACATCAGCCGCTTCATCAACCACCTGTGTGACCCCAACATCATTCCCGTCCGGGTCTTCATGCTGCACCAAGACCTGCGATTTCCACGCATCGCCTTCTTCAGTTCCCGAGACATCCGGACTGGGGAGGAGCTAGG GTTTGACTATGGCGACCGCTTCTGGGACATCAAAAGCAAATATTTCACCTGCCAGTGTGGCTCTGAGAAGTGCAAGCACTCAGCCGAAGCCATTGCCCTGGAGCAGAGCCGTCTGGCCCGCCTGGACCCACACCCCGAGCTGCTGCCCGAGCTCAGCTCCCTGCCCCCTGTCAACACATGA
- the EHMT2 gene encoding histone-lysine N-methyltransferase EHMT2 isoform X5 has protein sequence MAAAAGAAAAAAAEGEAPAEMGALLLEKETRGATERVHGSLGDTPRSEETLPKATPDSLEPAGPSSPASVTVTVGDEGADTPVGATPLIGDESENLEGDGDLHGGRILLGHATKSFPSSPSKGGSCPSRAKMSMTGAGKSPPSVQSLAMRLLSMPGAQGAAAAGPEPPPATTSPEGQPKVHRARKTMSKPGNGQPPVPEKRPPEVQHFRMSDDVHSLGKVTSDVVKRRKLTSGGGLSEELGSARRSEVTLAKGDPGSLEEWETVVGDDFSLYYDSYSVDERVDSDSKSEVEALTEQLSEEEEEEEEEEEEEEEEEEEEEEEEDEESGNQSDRSGSSGRRKAKKKWRKDSPWVKPSRKRRKREPPRAKEPRGVNGVGSSGPSEYMEVPLGSLELPSEGTLSPNHAGVSNDTSSLETERGFEELPLCSCRMEAPKIDRISERAGHKCMATESVDGELSGCNAAILKRETMRPSSRVALMVLCETHRARMVKHHCCPGCGYFCTAGTFLECHPDFRVAHRFHKACVSQLNGMVFCPHCGEDASEAQEVTIPRGDGVTPPAGAAAPAPPPLSQDAPGRADTSQPSARMRGHGEPRRPPCDPLADTIDSSGPSLTLPNGGCLSAVGLPLGPGREALEKALVIQESERRKKLRFHPRQLYLSVKQGELQKVILMLLDNLDPNFQSDQQSKRTPLHAAAQKGSVEICHVLLQAGANINAVDKQQRTPLMEAVVNNHLEVARYMVQRGGCVYSKEEDGSTCLHHAAKIGNLEMVSLLLSTGQVDVNAQDSGGWTPIIWAAEHKHIEVIRMLLTRGADVTLTDNVSESLVEEENICLHWASFTGSAAIAEVLLNARCDLHAVNYHGDTPLHIAARESYHDCVLLFLSRGANPELRNKEGDTAWDLTPERSDVWFALQLNRKLRLGVGNRAIRTEKIICRDVARGYENVPIPCVNGVDGESCPEDYKYISENCETSTMNIDRNITHLQHCTCVDDCSSSNCLCGQLSIRCWYDKDGRLLQEFNKIEPPLIFECNQACSCWRNCKNRVVQSGIKVRLQLYRTAKMGWGVRALQTIPQGTFICEYVGELISDAEADVREDDSYLFDLDNKDGEVYCIDARYYGNISRFINHLCDPNIIPVRVFMLHQDLRFPRIAFFSSRDIRTGEELGFDYGDRFWDIKSKYFTCQCGSEKCKHSAEAIALEQSRLARLDPHPELLPELSSLPPVNT, from the exons atggcggcggcggcgggagctGCAGCGGCGGCGGCCGCCGAG GGGGAGGCCCCCGCTGAGATGGGGGCGCTGCTGCTGGAGAAGGAAACCAGAGGAGCCACCGAGAGAG TTCATGGCTCTTTGGGGGACACCCCTCGTAGTGAAGAGACCCTGCCCAAGGCCACCCCCGACTCCCTGGAGCCTGCTGGCCCCTCATCTCCAGCCTCTGTCACTGTCACTGTTGGCGATGAGGGGGCTGACACCCCTGTAGGGGCTACACCACTCATTGGGGATGAATCCGAGAATCTTGAGGGAGATGGGGACCTCCATGGGGGCCGGATCCTGCTGG GCCATGCCACAAAGTCATTCCCCTCTTCCCCCAGCAAGGGGGGTTCGTGTCCTAGCCGGGCCAAGATGTCAATGACAGGGGCGGGAAAATCACCTCCATCTGTCCAGAGTTTGGCTATGAGGCTGCTGAGTATGCCGGGAGCCCAGGGAGCTGCAGCAGCGGGGCCTGAACCCCCTCCAGCCACCACTAGCCCAGAGGGACAGCCCAAGGTCCACCGAGCCCGCAAAACCATGTCCAAACCAGGAAATGGACAG CCCCCGGTCCCTGAGAAGCGGCCCCCTGAAGTACAGCATTTCCGCATGAGTGACGACGTCCACTCACTGGGAAAGGTGACCTCAG ATGTGGTCAAAAGGAGGAAGCTGACCTCAGGAGGTGGCCTG TCGGAGGAGTTAGGTTCTGCCCGGCGTTCAGAAGTGACCCTGGCAAAAGGGGACCCCGGGTCCCTGGAGGAGTGGGAGACGGTGGTGGGTGATGACTTCAGTCTCTACTATGATTCCTACTCTGTGGATGAGCGCGTGGACTCCGACAGCAAG TCTGAAGTTGAAGCTCTAACTGAACAACTaagtgaagaggaggaggaagaagaggaggaagaagaagaagaggaagaggaggaagaagaggaagaagaagaggaagatgaggagtCAGGGAATCAGTCAGATAGG aGTGGTTCCAGTGGCCGGCGCAAGGCCAAGAAGAAGTGGCGAAAAGACAGCCCATGGGTGAAGCCATCTCGGAAACGGCGCAAGCGGGAGCCTCCGCGGGCCAAGGAGCCACGAG GAGTGAATGGTGTGGGCTCCTCAGGCCCCAGTGAGTACATGGAGGTCCCTCTGGGGTCCCTGGAGCTGCCCAGCGAGGGGACCCTCTCCCCCAACCACGCTG GGGTGTCCAATGACACATCTTCGCTGGAGACAGAGCGAGGGTTTGAGGAGTTGCCCCTGTGCAGCTGCCGCATGGAGGCACCCAAAATCGACCGCATCAGCGAGAGGGCGGGGCACAAGTGCATGGCCACCGAGAGTGTGGACGGAGAG CTGTCAGGCTGCAATGCCGCCATCCTCAAGCGGGAGACCATGAGGCCATCCAGCCGCGTGGCCCTGATGGTGCTCTGTGAGACCCACCGTGCCCGCATGGTCAAACACCACTGCTGCCCGGGCTGCGGCTACTTCTGCACGGCG GGCACCTTCCTGGAATGCCACCCTGACTTCCGGGTGGCCCACCGCTTCCACAAGGCCTGTGTGTCTCAGCTAAATGGGATGGTCTTCTGTCCCCACTGTGGGGAGGATGCTTCTGAAGCTCAAGAGGTGACCATCCCCCGGGGCGATGGGGTGACCCCACCAGCTGGTGCTGCAGCTCCTGCACCCCCGCCGCTGTCCCAGGATGCCCCCGGGAGAGCAGACACTTCTCAGCCCAG TGCCCGGATGCGAGGGCATGGGGAGCCCCGGCGCCCACCCTGCGATCCCCTGGCTGACACCATCGACAGCTCAGGGCCCTCCCTGACCCTGCCCAATGGGGGCTGCCTTTCAGCCGTGGGGCTGCCGCTGGGGCCAGGCCGGGAGGCCCTGGAAAAGGCCCTGGTCATCCAGGAGTCAGAGAG GCGGAAGAAGCTCCGTTTCCACCCTCGGCAATTGTACCTGTCCGTGAAGCAGGGCGAGCTGCAGAAGGTGATCCTGATGCTGT TGGACAACCTGGACCCCAACTTCCAGAGCGACCAGCAGAGCAAGCGCACGCCCCTGCATGCAGCCGCCCAGAAGGGCTCCGTGGAGATCTGCCATGTGCTGCTGCAG GCTGGAGCCAACATAAACGCAGTGGACAAACAGCAGCGGACGCCACTGATGGAGGCCGTGGTGAACAACCACCTGGAGGTGGCCCGTTACATGGTGCAGCGTGGTGGCTGTGTCTATAGCAAG GAGGAGGACggctccacctgcctccaccaCGCAGCCAAAATCGGGAACTTGGAGATGGTCAGTCTGCTGCTGAGCACAGGACAGGTGGATGTCAACGCCCAG GACAGTGGGGGGTGGACGCCCATCATCTGGGCTGCAGAGCACAAGCACATCGAGGTGATCCGCATGCTACTGACGCGGGGCGCCGACGTCACCCTCACTGACAACGTGAGTGAGAGTTTGGTTGAG GAGGAGAACATCTGCCTGCACTGGGCCTCCTTCACGGGCAGCGCCGCCATCGCCGAAGTCCTTCTGAACGCGCGCTGCGACCTCCATGCTGTCAACTACCATGGGGACACGCCCCTGCACATCGCAGCTCGGGAGAGCTACCATGACTGCGTGCT GTTATTCCTGTCACGTGGGGCCAACCCTGAGCTGCGGAACAAGGAGGGGGACACAGCATGGGACCTGACTCCCGAGCGCTCCGATGTGTGGTTTGCGCTTCAACTCAACCGCAAGCTCCGACTCGGGGTGGGAAATCGGGCCATCCGCACGGAGAAGATCATCTGCCG GGACGTGGCTCGGGGCTATGAGAACGTGCCCATTCCCTGTGTCAATGGCGTGGACGGGGAGTCCTGCCCCGAGGATTACAAGTACATCTCGGAAAACTGTGAGACGTCCACCATGAACATCGACCGCAACATCACCCACCTGCAG CACTGCACGTGTGTGGACGACTGCTCCAGCTCCAACTGCCTGTGCGGCCAGCTCAGCATCCGGTGCTGGTATGACAAG GATGGGCGATTGCTCCAGGAATTTAACAAGATTGAGCCCCCGCTGATTTTCGAGTGTAACCAGGCGTGCTCCTGCTGGAGAAACTGCAAGAACCGGGTGGTACAGAGTGGTATCAA GGTGCGGCTACAGCTCTACCGAACAGCCAAAATGGGCTGGGGGGTCCGCGCCCTGCAGACCATCCCACAGGGGACCTTCATCTGCGA GTATGTCGGGGAGCTGATCTCTGATGCTGAGGCTGATGTGAGAGAGGATGATTCTTACCTCTTCGACTTGGACAACAAG GATGGAGAGGTGTACTGCATTGATGCCCGTTACTATGGCAACATCAGCCGCTTCATCAACCACCTGTGTGACCCCAACATCATTCCCGTCCGGGTCTTCATGCTGCACCAAGACCTGCGATTTCCACGCATCGCCTTCTTCAGTTCCCGAGACATCCGGACTGGGGAGGAGCTAGG GTTTGACTATGGCGACCGCTTCTGGGACATCAAAAGCAAATATTTCACCTGCCAGTGTGGCTCTGAGAAGTGCAAGCACTCAGCCGAAGCCATTGCCCTGGAGCAGAGCCGTCTGGCCCGCCTGGACCCACACCCCGAGCTGCTGCCCGAGCTCAGCTCCCTGCCCCCTGTCAACACATGA
- the EHMT2 gene encoding histone-lysine N-methyltransferase EHMT2 isoform X2, producing the protein MRGLPRGRGLMRARGRGRAAPPGSRGRGRGGPHRGRGRPRSLLSLPRAQASWTPQLSTGLTSPPVPCLPSQGEAPAEMGALLLEKETRGATERVHGSLGDTPRSEETLPKATPDSLEPAGPSSPASVTVTVGDEGADTPVGATPLIGDESENLEGDGDLHGGRILLGHATKSFPSSPSKGGSCPSRAKMSMTGAGKSPPSVQSLAMRLLSMPGAQGAAAAGPEPPPATTSPEGQPKVHRARKTMSKPGNGQPPVPEKRPPEVQHFRMSDDVHSLGKVTSDVVKRRKLTSGGGLSEELGSARRSEVTLAKGDPGSLEEWETVVGDDFSLYYDSYSVDERVDSDSKSEVEALTEQLSEEEEEEEEEEEEEEEEEEEEEEEEDEESGNQSDRSGSSGRRKAKKKWRKDSPWVKPSRKRRKREPPRAKEPRGVNGVGSSGPSEYMEVPLGSLELPSEGTLSPNHAGVSNDTSSLETERGFEELPLCSCRMEAPKIDRISERAGHKCMATESVDGELSGCNAAILKRETMRPSSRVALMVLCETHRARMVKHHCCPGCGYFCTAGTFLECHPDFRVAHRFHKACVSQLNGMVFCPHCGEDASEAQEVTIPRGDGVTPPAGAAAPAPPPLSQDAPGRADTSQPSARMRGHGEPRRPPCDPLADTIDSSGPSLTLPNGGCLSAVGLPLGPGREALEKALVIQESERRKKLRFHPRQLYLSVKQGELQKVILMLLDNLDPNFQSDQQSKRTPLHAAAQKGSVEICHVLLQAGANINAVDKQQRTPLMEAVVNNHLEVARYMVQRGGCVYSKEEDGSTCLHHAAKIGNLEMVSLLLSTGQVDVNAQDSGGWTPIIWAAEHKHIEVIRMLLTRGADVTLTDNEENICLHWASFTGSAAIAEVLLNARCDLHAVNYHGDTPLHIAARESYHDCVLLFLSRGANPELRNKEGDTAWDLTPERSDVWFALQLNRKLRLGVGNRAIRTEKIICRDVARGYENVPIPCVNGVDGESCPEDYKYISENCETSTMNIDRNITHLQHCTCVDDCSSSNCLCGQLSIRCWYDKDGRLLQEFNKIEPPLIFECNQACSCWRNCKNRVVQSGIKVRLQLYRTAKMGWGVRALQTIPQGTFICEYVGELISDAEADVREDDSYLFDLDNKDGEVYCIDARYYGNISRFINHLCDPNIIPVRVFMLHQDLRFPRIAFFSSRDIRTGEELGFDYGDRFWDIKSKYFTCQCGSEKCKHSAEAIALEQSRLARLDPHPELLPELSSLPPVNT; encoded by the exons ATGCGGGGTCTACCGAGAGGGAGGGGGTTGATGCGGGCCCGGGGGAGGGGTCGTGCGGCCCCTCCGGGCAGCCGAGGCCGCGGAAGGGGGGGGCCCCATAGAGGAAGAGGTAGGCCCCGGAGCCTACTCTCTCTTCCCAGGGCCCAGGCATCCTGGACCCCCCAACTCTCTACTGGGCTGACCAGCCCTCCTGTCCCTTGTCTCCCCTCCCAGGGGGAGGCCCCCGCTGAGATGGGGGCGCTGCTGCTGGAGAAGGAAACCAGAGGAGCCACCGAGAGAG TTCATGGCTCTTTGGGGGACACCCCTCGTAGTGAAGAGACCCTGCCCAAGGCCACCCCCGACTCCCTGGAGCCTGCTGGCCCCTCATCTCCAGCCTCTGTCACTGTCACTGTTGGCGATGAGGGGGCTGACACCCCTGTAGGGGCTACACCACTCATTGGGGATGAATCCGAGAATCTTGAGGGAGATGGGGACCTCCATGGGGGCCGGATCCTGCTGG GCCATGCCACAAAGTCATTCCCCTCTTCCCCCAGCAAGGGGGGTTCGTGTCCTAGCCGGGCCAAGATGTCAATGACAGGGGCGGGAAAATCACCTCCATCTGTCCAGAGTTTGGCTATGAGGCTGCTGAGTATGCCGGGAGCCCAGGGAGCTGCAGCAGCGGGGCCTGAACCCCCTCCAGCCACCACTAGCCCAGAGGGACAGCCCAAGGTCCACCGAGCCCGCAAAACCATGTCCAAACCAGGAAATGGACAG CCCCCGGTCCCTGAGAAGCGGCCCCCTGAAGTACAGCATTTCCGCATGAGTGACGACGTCCACTCACTGGGAAAGGTGACCTCAG ATGTGGTCAAAAGGAGGAAGCTGACCTCAGGAGGTGGCCTG TCGGAGGAGTTAGGTTCTGCCCGGCGTTCAGAAGTGACCCTGGCAAAAGGGGACCCCGGGTCCCTGGAGGAGTGGGAGACGGTGGTGGGTGATGACTTCAGTCTCTACTATGATTCCTACTCTGTGGATGAGCGCGTGGACTCCGACAGCAAG TCTGAAGTTGAAGCTCTAACTGAACAACTaagtgaagaggaggaggaagaagaggaggaagaagaagaagaggaagaggaggaagaagaggaagaagaagaggaagatgaggagtCAGGGAATCAGTCAGATAGG aGTGGTTCCAGTGGCCGGCGCAAGGCCAAGAAGAAGTGGCGAAAAGACAGCCCATGGGTGAAGCCATCTCGGAAACGGCGCAAGCGGGAGCCTCCGCGGGCCAAGGAGCCACGAG GAGTGAATGGTGTGGGCTCCTCAGGCCCCAGTGAGTACATGGAGGTCCCTCTGGGGTCCCTGGAGCTGCCCAGCGAGGGGACCCTCTCCCCCAACCACGCTG GGGTGTCCAATGACACATCTTCGCTGGAGACAGAGCGAGGGTTTGAGGAGTTGCCCCTGTGCAGCTGCCGCATGGAGGCACCCAAAATCGACCGCATCAGCGAGAGGGCGGGGCACAAGTGCATGGCCACCGAGAGTGTGGACGGAGAG CTGTCAGGCTGCAATGCCGCCATCCTCAAGCGGGAGACCATGAGGCCATCCAGCCGCGTGGCCCTGATGGTGCTCTGTGAGACCCACCGTGCCCGCATGGTCAAACACCACTGCTGCCCGGGCTGCGGCTACTTCTGCACGGCG GGCACCTTCCTGGAATGCCACCCTGACTTCCGGGTGGCCCACCGCTTCCACAAGGCCTGTGTGTCTCAGCTAAATGGGATGGTCTTCTGTCCCCACTGTGGGGAGGATGCTTCTGAAGCTCAAGAGGTGACCATCCCCCGGGGCGATGGGGTGACCCCACCAGCTGGTGCTGCAGCTCCTGCACCCCCGCCGCTGTCCCAGGATGCCCCCGGGAGAGCAGACACTTCTCAGCCCAG TGCCCGGATGCGAGGGCATGGGGAGCCCCGGCGCCCACCCTGCGATCCCCTGGCTGACACCATCGACAGCTCAGGGCCCTCCCTGACCCTGCCCAATGGGGGCTGCCTTTCAGCCGTGGGGCTGCCGCTGGGGCCAGGCCGGGAGGCCCTGGAAAAGGCCCTGGTCATCCAGGAGTCAGAGAG GCGGAAGAAGCTCCGTTTCCACCCTCGGCAATTGTACCTGTCCGTGAAGCAGGGCGAGCTGCAGAAGGTGATCCTGATGCTGT TGGACAACCTGGACCCCAACTTCCAGAGCGACCAGCAGAGCAAGCGCACGCCCCTGCATGCAGCCGCCCAGAAGGGCTCCGTGGAGATCTGCCATGTGCTGCTGCAG GCTGGAGCCAACATAAACGCAGTGGACAAACAGCAGCGGACGCCACTGATGGAGGCCGTGGTGAACAACCACCTGGAGGTGGCCCGTTACATGGTGCAGCGTGGTGGCTGTGTCTATAGCAAG GAGGAGGACggctccacctgcctccaccaCGCAGCCAAAATCGGGAACTTGGAGATGGTCAGTCTGCTGCTGAGCACAGGACAGGTGGATGTCAACGCCCAG GACAGTGGGGGGTGGACGCCCATCATCTGGGCTGCAGAGCACAAGCACATCGAGGTGATCCGCATGCTACTGACGCGGGGCGCCGACGTCACCCTCACTGACAAC GAGGAGAACATCTGCCTGCACTGGGCCTCCTTCACGGGCAGCGCCGCCATCGCCGAAGTCCTTCTGAACGCGCGCTGCGACCTCCATGCTGTCAACTACCATGGGGACACGCCCCTGCACATCGCAGCTCGGGAGAGCTACCATGACTGCGTGCT GTTATTCCTGTCACGTGGGGCCAACCCTGAGCTGCGGAACAAGGAGGGGGACACAGCATGGGACCTGACTCCCGAGCGCTCCGATGTGTGGTTTGCGCTTCAACTCAACCGCAAGCTCCGACTCGGGGTGGGAAATCGGGCCATCCGCACGGAGAAGATCATCTGCCG GGACGTGGCTCGGGGCTATGAGAACGTGCCCATTCCCTGTGTCAATGGCGTGGACGGGGAGTCCTGCCCCGAGGATTACAAGTACATCTCGGAAAACTGTGAGACGTCCACCATGAACATCGACCGCAACATCACCCACCTGCAG CACTGCACGTGTGTGGACGACTGCTCCAGCTCCAACTGCCTGTGCGGCCAGCTCAGCATCCGGTGCTGGTATGACAAG GATGGGCGATTGCTCCAGGAATTTAACAAGATTGAGCCCCCGCTGATTTTCGAGTGTAACCAGGCGTGCTCCTGCTGGAGAAACTGCAAGAACCGGGTGGTACAGAGTGGTATCAA GGTGCGGCTACAGCTCTACCGAACAGCCAAAATGGGCTGGGGGGTCCGCGCCCTGCAGACCATCCCACAGGGGACCTTCATCTGCGA GTATGTCGGGGAGCTGATCTCTGATGCTGAGGCTGATGTGAGAGAGGATGATTCTTACCTCTTCGACTTGGACAACAAG GATGGAGAGGTGTACTGCATTGATGCCCGTTACTATGGCAACATCAGCCGCTTCATCAACCACCTGTGTGACCCCAACATCATTCCCGTCCGGGTCTTCATGCTGCACCAAGACCTGCGATTTCCACGCATCGCCTTCTTCAGTTCCCGAGACATCCGGACTGGGGAGGAGCTAGG GTTTGACTATGGCGACCGCTTCTGGGACATCAAAAGCAAATATTTCACCTGCCAGTGTGGCTCTGAGAAGTGCAAGCACTCAGCCGAAGCCATTGCCCTGGAGCAGAGCCGTCTGGCCCGCCTGGACCCACACCCCGAGCTGCTGCCCGAGCTCAGCTCCCTGCCCCCTGTCAACACATGA